Proteins encoded in a region of the Magnetococcales bacterium genome:
- a CDS encoding dehydrogenase codes for MPKVYNWQIGREMEYPYAEARPKKQFAMIMDTNKCIACQTCTVACKTTWTSSRGQEYMFWNNVETKPYGYYPLGWDVKILEKLGVQDVDGPAYKGKTLFEAAPEGERVLGYLPDDLDYAHPNISEDDSLGNMTQGAYITMPHMQWMHYLPRICNHCTYPACVGACPRQSAYKRPEDGIVLVDQMRCRGYRECVRGCPYKKPFFNSMTRTSEKCVGCYPAVEGGRQTQCTITCIGKIRLQGFISAPDKARDDNPLDYLVHLLKIAKPLFPQLGLEPNVYYIPPIHVPAPYTQQMFGGGVGKAVELYRKAVDDKKLLAALLLFGATPMIIDRFKLEGDTAVGFDDQGQELVRVPMREPTFLRVAYDEAYKTHRSNIT; via the coding sequence ATGCCGAAAGTATACAACTGGCAAATCGGCCGGGAGATGGAGTACCCCTACGCGGAAGCCCGGCCCAAAAAGCAGTTTGCCATGATCATGGACACGAACAAGTGCATTGCGTGTCAAACCTGCACCGTGGCCTGCAAAACCACCTGGACCTCCAGTCGAGGCCAGGAATACATGTTCTGGAACAATGTGGAAACCAAGCCTTACGGCTACTATCCCCTGGGCTGGGATGTGAAGATTCTCGAAAAACTCGGGGTCCAGGATGTGGATGGACCCGCCTACAAGGGCAAAACACTCTTCGAAGCCGCTCCCGAAGGAGAACGGGTCCTGGGCTATCTTCCCGACGACCTGGATTATGCCCATCCCAACATCAGTGAAGATGACTCCCTGGGCAACATGACCCAGGGGGCCTATATCACCATGCCGCACATGCAGTGGATGCACTATCTGCCTCGCATCTGCAACCATTGCACCTATCCGGCCTGTGTCGGTGCCTGCCCCCGGCAGTCGGCCTACAAACGACCTGAAGACGGCATCGTTCTTGTGGACCAGATGCGCTGCCGGGGTTACCGGGAGTGTGTGCGCGGTTGCCCGTACAAAAAGCCGTTCTTCAACAGCATGACGCGCACCTCGGAAAAGTGCGTCGGCTGTTATCCGGCGGTGGAAGGGGGCCGGCAGACCCAATGCACCATCACCTGTATCGGCAAAATCCGCCTGCAAGGGTTCATCTCCGCGCCCGACAAGGCACGGGATGACAATCCCCTGGATTATCTGGTCCATCTCCTGAAGATCGCCAAACCGCTCTTCCCGCAGTTGGGCCTGGAGCCGAACGTCTATTACATTCCACCGATCCATGTCCCTGCGCCCTATACGCAGCAAATGTTCGGTGGTGGTGTGGGCAAGGCCGTCGAACTCTACCGCAAGGCTGTGGATGACAAAAAGCTCCTGGCGGCACTGTTGCTCTTCGGAGCCACGCCCATGATCATCGACCGCTTCAAGTTGGAAGGGGATACCGCCGTCGGCTTTGACGATCAAGGGCAGGAGCTGGTGCGGGTTCCGATGCGTGAACCCACTTTCCTGCGCGTGGCCTATGACGAGGCCTACAAAACCCATCGCAGCAACATCACCTGA